From Methanosarcina lacustris Z-7289, one genomic window encodes:
- a CDS encoding ferredoxin-thioredoxin reductase catalytic domain-containing protein: MKEEKAAEEGISEEKVDTVYKRLKQEAEKSGYHLNPDVEFTKDLVRGLLTNEERYGYWACPCRLASGNTEEDLDIVCPCYYRDPDLNDYGACYCALYVSDEVIREEKEVESIPERRPPQEEREAARAEESEREEMMETMEISGKLSKPVWRCKVCGYLSAMDEAPGVCPICKAKKERFERFM, encoded by the coding sequence TTGAAAGAAGAGAAAGCTGCCGAAGAAGGCATATCAGAAGAGAAAGTGGATACAGTCTATAAGCGATTGAAACAGGAAGCTGAGAAATCAGGTTACCACTTGAACCCTGATGTCGAGTTCACAAAAGACCTTGTGCGTGGGCTGCTGACCAATGAGGAGCGTTACGGCTACTGGGCCTGCCCTTGCAGACTGGCTTCAGGAAATACAGAGGAAGACCTGGATATCGTCTGTCCCTGCTACTACAGAGACCCTGACCTTAACGATTATGGAGCCTGTTACTGTGCACTCTATGTTTCGGACGAGGTCATTCGAGAAGAAAAAGAAGTGGAGTCTATCCCGGAAAGGCGTCCTCCTCAAGAGGAAAGAGAAGCTGCCAGAGCCGAGGAATCTGAAAGAGAGGAGATGATGGAAACTATGGAAATCTCAGGGAAACTTTCAAAACCGGTCTGGAGATGTAAGGTTTGCGGATATCTCAGTGCCATGGACGAGGCTCCGGGGGTCTGTCCTATCTGTAAGGCGAAAAAGGAAAGATTTGAACGGTTCATGTAA
- the iscB gene encoding RNA-guided endonuclease IscB — MIFVLNKNKQPLSPCHSAVARKLLKTGKAVIHKKYPFTIRLKDLKYSENKAEFRLKIDYGSRHTGLAILNGSKVIGLAQIHHKTSIKSNMDSRRAMRRTRRNRTNRYRKPRFNNRKRKEGWLPPSLQSRVDNIQYWVNRLQKLCPLTHISYENAKFDTQLMQNPEVSGVEYQQGELQGYEVREYLLEKWNRKCAYCGAENVPLEIEHIIPKARHGTSRVSNLTLACRTCNEAKGTKTAEEFGYPDIQKQARIPLRDATLVTATRWKVYSVLVETGLEIECGTGARTKMNRIRLNLPKDHHFDAICVGASTPDKIIFKTNSVLHIKAKGRGSHCRTNLDKYGFPRGYLSRQKSFFGFQTGDIVKAVVPKGKYKGIFFGAVACRKTGYFDIKNKEGVRIGQGINHKDCNILSRADGYEYATEHLEVDGIPPTTEVIGILP, encoded by the coding sequence ATGATCTTTGTATTAAACAAAAACAAACAACCGTTAAGCCCCTGTCATTCAGCAGTTGCCAGAAAATTGCTTAAAACAGGAAAAGCGGTTATTCATAAAAAATATCCATTCACAATTCGACTAAAAGATTTGAAATATTCCGAAAATAAAGCTGAATTCCGATTAAAAATAGATTATGGAAGCCGACATACAGGTTTAGCTATCTTAAATGGTTCTAAAGTAATTGGGCTTGCTCAAATCCATCACAAAACCAGTATTAAAAGCAATATGGATAGCCGCAGAGCAATGCGGAGAACTCGAAGAAATAGAACAAACAGGTATAGAAAACCCAGATTCAACAACAGAAAACGAAAAGAAGGTTGGCTTCCCCCATCCCTGCAAAGCAGGGTAGACAACATCCAATATTGGGTTAATAGACTGCAAAAACTGTGTCCTTTGACTCATATTTCGTATGAAAATGCCAAATTTGATACCCAACTAATGCAAAATCCTGAAGTTTCAGGTGTTGAATATCAGCAAGGAGAACTTCAGGGGTATGAAGTCCGAGAGTATCTCCTTGAAAAATGGAATAGAAAATGTGCATATTGCGGAGCAGAAAATGTTCCGCTTGAAATAGAACATATCATACCAAAAGCAAGACATGGAACGAGCAGAGTTTCCAATTTAACATTAGCTTGCAGAACTTGCAATGAAGCAAAAGGAACTAAAACAGCAGAAGAATTTGGGTATCCTGATATTCAAAAACAAGCAAGAATACCACTGAGGGATGCTACACTTGTCACAGCTACACGATGGAAAGTCTACAGTGTTCTTGTAGAAACTGGACTTGAAATTGAATGTGGAACAGGTGCGAGAACTAAGATGAATAGAATCAGGTTGAATCTACCCAAAGATCATCATTTTGATGCAATTTGTGTTGGTGCTTCAACACCAGATAAAATAATATTCAAAACAAATTCAGTACTTCACATAAAAGCAAAAGGTAGAGGATCACATTGCAGAACCAATCTTGATAAGTACGGATTTCCTAGAGGGTATCTGAGTAGACAAAAGAGTTTCTTTGGGTTCCAAACAGGAGATATTGTTAAAGCGGTTGTTCCGAAAGGAAAATACAAAGGAATTTTTTTTGGTGCTGTAGCTTGTAGAAAAACAGGTTATTTTGATATTAAAAATAAAGAAGGTGTTAGAATAGGGCAGGGAATTAATCATAAAGATTGCAATATTTTGAGTAGAGCAGATGGATACGAATATGCCACAGAGCATTTGGAAGTTGACGGAATTCCTCCTACGACTGAAGTCATAGGCATCCTTCCTTAA
- a CDS encoding glutaredoxin family protein produces the protein MNIFNQDTDKGKHISGIDKGKVLMYGLSTCVWCKKTKKLLTDLGVDFEYVYVDRLEENEENEAVEKLRHFNPSISFPTTIINDEKAIVGFKEKQIREALGF, from the coding sequence ATGAATATCTTTAACCAGGACACAGATAAAGGAAAGCATATTTCCGGAATTGATAAGGGCAAGGTCTTAATGTATGGGCTGAGCACCTGTGTATGGTGTAAAAAAACAAAGAAACTGCTCACCGATCTGGGAGTGGATTTTGAGTACGTTTATGTGGACAGGCTGGAAGAAAACGAAGAAAACGAAGCCGTTGAGAAGTTAAGACATTTTAATCCCTCAATCTCTTTTCCGACAACTATTATAAATGACGAAAAGGCAATTGTGGGTTTTAAGGAAAAACAAATTCGTGAAGCTCTTGGCTTTTGA
- a CDS encoding toll/interleukin-1 receptor domain-containing protein has protein sequence MITKVYISHCEQDEPLAQELARALWTVELESFSSLYRKARIISLAERIRFGIRHSDCVIPIITQEGTLSPEVNQEIGLAAGADQLIIPLAEAGVELPILISHLHPINFYPEAYEDALGKLIQNIRQLTKLDWLKIKCPYCGEEMTQYITPEEEVERALLAGKHLETICSYCQRKIFLDPRTFRPTP, from the coding sequence ATGATCACAAAAGTTTACATTTCTCATTGTGAACAGGACGAACCGCTTGCCCAGGAATTGGCAAGGGCTCTGTGGACAGTGGAACTGGAGAGCTTCTCGTCCCTGTACAGGAAAGCTCGAATTATTTCCCTTGCTGAAAGAATACGTTTTGGCATCCGCCACTCGGACTGCGTTATCCCCATCATCACACAGGAAGGAACACTATCCCCTGAGGTGAATCAGGAGATCGGGCTGGCGGCAGGAGCTGACCAGTTAATAATTCCGCTGGCAGAGGCAGGAGTGGAACTCCCTATCCTTATAAGTCATCTCCATCCGATTAATTTTTACCCTGAAGCCTATGAGGATGCTCTGGGGAAACTCATACAAAATATTAGGCAGCTTACGAAACTGGACTGGCTGAAGATAAAATGCCCTTACTGTGGAGAGGAAATGACCCAGTATATCACTCCTGAAGAAGAGGTGGAGAGAGCCCTTCTTGCAGGAAAACACCTTGAGACGATCTGCAGTTACTGCCAGAGAAAGATTTTCCTTGACCCGAGGACCTTCAGGCCCACACCCTGA
- the gatE gene encoding Glu-tRNA(Gln) amidotransferase subunit GatE yields the protein MEKYDYSELGLKAGLEIHQQLDSKEKLFCRCPTLIRDIGDSDLEFFRYLRATESEMGEKDRAAVEQTKIRRKYIYKAYDTTCLIENDEEPPRELNKEALDISLEVAKLFRMKPVDQMHVMRKIVVDGSNTSGFQRTAFLAGDGYIETPEGYCGIDSLCVEEEAAQKIEEIGDSIIYSLDRLGIPLVELATAPDIKSPRQAREVAEYIGMVLRSTGKVKRGLGTIRQDVNISIASGARVEIKGVQALDLIEDIVRREVERQLNLLFIRQELIERKAFVCEEIYDITGLFMDTKSKVLQKGVKKGAILAALLKKFNGLVGREVQPGRRLGTEFSDRAKTAGVGGIFHTDELPNYGITEKEVQAVRNAIGAGPEDAFVMVADEPEKSRLAIEAVITRAKEAFEGIPEETRKALPEGNSAYMRPLPGAARMYPETDVPQIEISQEYFDSIEPPELLTERAKRFASESGLNKELAEKVAYSKYLPLFEVLLETYRKDANVNSTLIARTLVGIVPEIRRNGVETENLIDEHFIGLFAAISNQEIAKEASQDLLAALAKEPELTVQQAISKLGLNTFDPEEIENFIKNMVRERGDFIKDKGPAALGPLMGIVMKEYRGTVDGKVLNHMLKKEIDNFINQG from the coding sequence ATGGAAAAATACGATTACAGTGAACTTGGGCTGAAAGCCGGGCTTGAAATTCACCAGCAGCTGGACTCAAAAGAGAAACTGTTCTGCAGGTGTCCTACCCTGATCAGGGACATAGGGGATTCGGACTTAGAGTTTTTCAGGTATCTCAGGGCTACGGAAAGCGAGATGGGAGAAAAGGACAGGGCTGCGGTGGAGCAGACAAAGATCAGGAGAAAATATATTTATAAGGCTTATGATACGACCTGCCTTATTGAAAATGATGAAGAGCCTCCAAGGGAACTCAATAAGGAAGCCCTGGACATTTCTCTGGAAGTTGCAAAGCTTTTCCGCATGAAACCTGTTGACCAGATGCATGTAATGAGAAAGATCGTTGTGGACGGGTCAAATACCAGCGGCTTTCAGAGGACTGCATTTCTTGCAGGCGATGGATACATTGAAACTCCGGAAGGATACTGTGGAATTGACAGCCTCTGCGTTGAAGAAGAAGCTGCCCAGAAAATCGAAGAAATAGGGGACTCAATAATCTATTCTCTTGACAGGCTCGGGATTCCGCTTGTCGAACTTGCAACTGCGCCTGATATCAAATCCCCTAGGCAAGCCCGTGAGGTTGCAGAGTATATAGGGATGGTTCTAAGGTCTACAGGGAAGGTAAAGAGAGGGCTTGGCACGATCCGGCAGGATGTTAATATCTCAATTGCCAGCGGTGCGAGGGTCGAAATCAAAGGAGTACAGGCTCTTGACCTTATAGAAGACATCGTCCGCAGGGAAGTGGAAAGGCAATTGAACCTGCTTTTTATCAGGCAGGAACTCATTGAAAGAAAAGCCTTTGTTTGTGAGGAGATCTATGATATTACAGGGCTTTTCATGGACACAAAGTCCAAAGTCCTGCAAAAAGGTGTAAAGAAAGGGGCAATACTTGCTGCCCTCCTGAAGAAATTCAACGGGCTTGTAGGCAGGGAAGTCCAGCCAGGTCGAAGGCTCGGGACTGAGTTTTCAGACAGGGCAAAGACCGCAGGTGTGGGAGGAATTTTCCACACAGACGAACTTCCTAACTACGGCATAACTGAAAAGGAAGTCCAGGCTGTCAGAAATGCTATCGGTGCAGGTCCTGAGGATGCTTTCGTCATGGTTGCAGACGAACCTGAAAAATCCAGGCTTGCAATTGAGGCAGTAATTACAAGGGCAAAAGAAGCCTTTGAGGGTATCCCTGAAGAGACCCGAAAAGCTCTTCCGGAAGGAAATTCTGCTTATATGCGTCCTCTTCCCGGTGCGGCAAGGATGTACCCTGAAACCGATGTTCCCCAGATCGAGATCTCACAGGAATATTTTGATTCCATAGAGCCTCCGGAACTCCTGACAGAAAGGGCAAAGAGGTTTGCTTCCGAAAGCGGCCTGAATAAAGAGCTTGCCGAAAAAGTGGCTTACTCAAAGTATCTGCCCCTCTTCGAGGTCCTCCTGGAAACTTACAGGAAGGACGCAAATGTTAATTCAACCCTGATTGCTCGAACCCTTGTAGGAATTGTCCCTGAGATCAGGCGAAACGGGGTTGAGACCGAAAACCTCATAGATGAACACTTCATCGGGCTTTTTGCAGCGATTTCAAACCAGGAAATTGCAAAAGAAGCCAGTCAGGACCTCCTGGCCGCCCTTGCAAAAGAGCCTGAACTGACAGTTCAGCAAGCGATTTCAAAGCTCGGCCTGAACACATTTGACCCCGAGGAAATCGAAAACTTCATTAAAAATATGGTAAGGGAAAGAGGAGATTTCATCAAAGACAAAGGCCCTGCTGCCCTTGGTCCTCTCATGGGCATTGTCATGAAGGAGTATAGAGGCACGGTTGACGGAAAGGTCCTGAACCATATGCTGAAAAAAGAGATAGATAACTTCATCAATCAGGGGTAA
- a CDS encoding aldehyde dehydrogenase family protein yields the protein MFQEYKLLIGGESRDSSTGKTFDDVNPATLENLATVQIAGNGDVDRAVEAAEEGFRVWSEVPAPRRAEVLFRAARILQERKEDLALLMTEEMGKVLPETRGDVQEAIDITNYAAGEGRRMFGETTTSELKDKFCMTVLRPIGVVGMITPWNFPIAIPSWKIMPALIAGNAIVFKPSSDTPLLAIKLVEILMEAGLPPGVVNIVPGPGGSVGKAIVQHPRIKAISFTGSLETGKWIMGECAKTMKRVSLELGGKNPVIVMDDANLELALEGVLWGAFGTTGQRCTATSRLILHEKIKEEFIKRLLAKTKSLRVGNGLLPETDIGPVINKAQLEKIERYVRIGKEEGATLLLGGNAIDPGLPGYFFEPTIFTDVTPDMRIAQEEIFGPVLSIITVSGLDEAIEVANNTRYGLSSAIYTENVGNAFRAIKKIDAGITYVNAPTIGAEVHLPFGGVKGTGNGFREAGT from the coding sequence GTGTTCCAGGAGTACAAATTGCTTATAGGGGGAGAGTCGAGAGACTCATCAACAGGAAAAACTTTTGATGATGTCAACCCGGCTACTCTTGAAAACCTTGCTACGGTACAGATAGCCGGAAACGGAGACGTGGACAGGGCAGTTGAGGCTGCAGAGGAGGGGTTTCGGGTATGGAGTGAAGTTCCGGCTCCCAGAAGAGCTGAAGTTCTCTTCAGGGCGGCTCGCATTTTACAGGAGAGAAAGGAAGACCTTGCCTTACTCATGACAGAAGAGATGGGAAAGGTGCTGCCCGAAACACGGGGAGATGTACAGGAAGCAATAGATATTACCAATTATGCCGCAGGAGAAGGCAGGCGGATGTTTGGGGAGACAACGACTTCCGAACTCAAGGACAAGTTCTGTATGACCGTACTCAGGCCGATAGGAGTTGTGGGCATGATAACACCCTGGAACTTTCCTATTGCAATTCCCAGCTGGAAGATCATGCCAGCCCTTATAGCAGGAAATGCAATCGTGTTCAAGCCTTCAAGCGACACGCCCCTGCTTGCAATTAAACTCGTAGAAATCCTGATGGAAGCAGGTCTGCCTCCGGGAGTGGTAAACATTGTGCCCGGACCCGGAGGAAGCGTGGGAAAAGCCATAGTCCAGCATCCTCGAATAAAGGCAATTTCATTTACAGGAAGCCTTGAAACCGGGAAATGGATCATGGGGGAATGTGCAAAAACCATGAAGCGGGTCTCTCTGGAACTGGGAGGCAAAAACCCGGTAATTGTCATGGATGATGCCAACCTTGAACTTGCTCTTGAAGGCGTGCTCTGGGGGGCTTTCGGGACAACCGGCCAGCGCTGCACTGCTACGAGCAGGTTGATTCTGCACGAAAAAATAAAGGAAGAGTTTATAAAAAGGCTGCTTGCAAAAACAAAATCTCTCAGGGTAGGAAACGGGCTTCTGCCTGAAACGGACATCGGGCCTGTAATTAATAAAGCCCAGCTTGAGAAAATAGAGAGGTACGTCAGGATAGGAAAGGAAGAAGGTGCAACTCTCCTCCTTGGAGGAAATGCCATAGATCCCGGGCTTCCTGGCTATTTTTTTGAACCGACTATCTTTACGGATGTCACGCCGGATATGAGGATTGCGCAGGAGGAGATCTTCGGGCCTGTGCTCAGCATCATTACGGTTTCAGGTCTTGATGAAGCAATTGAAGTTGCCAATAACACCAGATACGGGCTTTCTTCGGCAATTTACACTGAAAACGTCGGAAACGCCTTCCGGGCAATTAAAAAGATAGATGCAGGAATCACATACGTCAATGCCCCGACAATAGGTGCCGAAGTCCATCTTCCCTTCGGGGGCGTAAAAGGGACCGGTAACGGATTTCGGGAAGCTGGGACATAG
- a CDS encoding aminotransferase class III-fold pyridoxal phosphate-dependent enzyme yields MDKTDRSEDSIKKLETELDFFEQEIGLLDVVGPKAREIIGQDCNVISACVSRPYPLVVDRANGSIVKDIDGKEYIDFVAGIAVMNAGYSNQEVKAAISAQLDKMVHCGYGDFFAEPPLKLAKKLRELSGYSKVFYCNSGTEAVEAAMKLALWKTKRQNFISFYNAFHGRTLGALSLTCSKVRQKEHFPAIRTVHTHYAYCYRCPLKLEYPSCGVECAKQIENLIFRKELSPEDTAAVFIEPIQGEGGYIVPPPEFHKEVRKICTDNDVLLVADEVQTGCFRTGPFLAMENFEVRADITCLAKALGSGLPIGVMLADRDLMDWPPGVHSNTFGGNLLSSAASLASLEFLEKENIENHVREMGAHIRQRLRELQDNFPCIGDVRGLGLMIGAEIVKSDKSIDPIRRDRIVREAFKEGVLLLGCGESVIRFSPPLVMTDEEADLGLDKLEKALRRATR; encoded by the coding sequence TTGGATAAAACAGACAGATCAGAGGACTCGATAAAGAAACTGGAAACTGAACTTGACTTTTTCGAACAGGAAATCGGGTTGCTTGATGTGGTTGGCCCAAAAGCCAGGGAGATCATAGGGCAGGACTGCAATGTAATATCCGCATGTGTATCCCGTCCCTATCCCCTGGTTGTTGACAGGGCAAATGGTTCCATAGTCAAAGACATAGATGGAAAAGAGTACATCGATTTCGTTGCAGGGATTGCTGTCATGAATGCAGGCTACTCAAACCAAGAGGTTAAAGCCGCCATTTCAGCCCAGCTGGATAAAATGGTCCACTGCGGATACGGGGATTTTTTTGCCGAGCCTCCATTAAAGCTTGCAAAAAAACTAAGGGAACTTTCAGGCTACTCAAAGGTCTTTTATTGCAACAGCGGGACTGAGGCTGTAGAAGCTGCAATGAAACTTGCTCTATGGAAGACAAAGCGCCAGAACTTTATTTCATTTTATAATGCTTTCCATGGCCGAACCCTGGGTGCTCTCTCCCTGACCTGCTCTAAAGTCCGTCAAAAGGAGCATTTCCCTGCCATTCGTACAGTGCATACCCACTATGCTTACTGCTACCGATGCCCCCTGAAACTTGAGTATCCTTCCTGCGGAGTCGAGTGTGCAAAGCAGATTGAAAACCTCATTTTCCGAAAAGAACTGAGCCCCGAGGACACTGCTGCCGTTTTTATTGAGCCAATCCAGGGCGAAGGAGGTTATATAGTCCCGCCCCCGGAGTTCCACAAGGAAGTAAGAAAAATCTGCACGGATAATGATGTTCTCCTTGTAGCCGATGAAGTCCAGACAGGCTGTTTCAGGACAGGTCCCTTCCTTGCCATGGAAAACTTTGAGGTAAGGGCTGATATTACCTGCCTCGCAAAAGCCCTTGGTTCAGGCCTTCCTATAGGTGTAATGCTTGCAGATAGAGATCTTATGGACTGGCCTCCCGGCGTCCACTCAAACACATTCGGCGGAAATCTCCTTTCTTCAGCTGCATCTCTCGCTTCCCTTGAATTTCTGGAAAAGGAAAATATAGAAAACCATGTCAGAGAAATGGGAGCGCATATCCGGCAGCGTCTCAGGGAGCTTCAGGATAATTTCCCCTGCATAGGAGATGTTCGTGGCCTCGGTCTTATGATAGGTGCAGAAATCGTAAAATCCGACAAATCCATAGACCCTATCCGAAGGGACAGGATCGTCAGGGAAGCGTTTAAAGAAGGAGTCCTGCTCCTGGGCTGCGGAGAATCCGTAATCCGTTTCTCCCCACCTCTCGTCATGACCGACGAAGAAGCAGACCTCGGACTCGATAAATTAGAAAAAGCGCTGAGGAGAGCGACGAGGTAA
- a CDS encoding RNA-guided endonuclease TnpB family protein has translation MLRGNRYRIYPNKEQKALMEKHFGSCRFVYNKLLEIKSLMYKKFRISLSEFDLNNHLLVLKEVYPWLKEVNAGALQQASRNLNKAFTNFFNFGFGYPQNKKKKDHHFSFQIPQHYSLDTSSSKVLLPKFGWIKVKMHREISKGSLKTITISRTPTGKYYISFLTNDGEKLPEKQEFSPATLIGIDVGVTTFATLSTGDKIDNPKFLKNSLERLKCLQRRVSKKVKGSKNRRKAVYKLTKIHEKISNQRHDFQHKVSNRLISENQAIAVETLNIKGLKKNHKLAQVISDSAWYSFVLKLTYKAEWVGKTILKIGMFEPSSKTCNVCGYKLKELSLDIREWQCPDCKNTHDRDINAAINIKKIAVGTTV, from the coding sequence ATGCTTCGAGGTAACAGATACCGAATTTACCCTAATAAGGAGCAAAAAGCCCTTATGGAAAAACACTTCGGTAGCTGTCGTTTTGTCTATAATAAACTCCTTGAAATCAAATCGTTAATGTATAAAAAATTCAGAATAAGTCTCTCGGAGTTTGACCTTAATAATCACCTATTAGTTTTGAAAGAAGTGTATCCCTGGTTGAAAGAAGTTAATGCAGGAGCATTGCAACAAGCAAGTAGAAATCTGAATAAAGCTTTTACAAACTTCTTTAATTTTGGATTTGGGTATCCTCAAAATAAAAAGAAAAAGGATCACCATTTTTCCTTTCAGATTCCTCAACACTATAGTCTTGATACATCTAGTTCCAAAGTTTTGTTGCCTAAGTTTGGTTGGATTAAGGTTAAGATGCATAGGGAAATTAGCAAAGGAAGTTTGAAAACTATAACTATATCCAGAACACCAACAGGAAAATACTACATAAGTTTTCTAACAAATGATGGAGAAAAACTTCCCGAAAAACAAGAATTTTCTCCTGCTACCTTGATTGGAATAGATGTAGGAGTTACGACTTTCGCTACTCTTTCTACCGGAGATAAAATTGATAACCCAAAATTCCTGAAAAACTCTCTTGAAAGATTGAAATGTTTGCAAAGAAGAGTTTCTAAGAAAGTTAAAGGTTCAAAAAACCGGAGAAAGGCAGTCTATAAACTTACGAAAATCCACGAAAAAATAAGTAATCAAAGGCATGATTTCCAGCATAAAGTTTCAAATCGGTTAATCAGCGAAAACCAAGCAATAGCCGTTGAAACTCTCAATATTAAAGGATTAAAGAAAAACCACAAATTAGCTCAGGTTATCAGTGATTCAGCATGGTATTCTTTCGTACTGAAATTAACGTACAAAGCTGAATGGGTAGGAAAAACTATACTGAAAATAGGCATGTTTGAACCTTCCTCTAAAACCTGTAACGTTTGTGGTTACAAACTTAAAGAATTAAGTTTAGATATTAGAGAGTGGCAATGTCCTGATTGCAAAAATACGCATGATAGAGACATTAACGCCGCTATCAATATTAAGAAAATTGCTGTAGGGACTACAGTTTGA
- the iscB gene encoding RNA-guided endonuclease IscB, translated as MLVFVINQNKKPLMPCKPSKARKLLQAGKAKVVRNTPFTIKLLFGSSGYTQPVIAGMDTGSKVVDCAAIANGKVLYQSEIYLRENVSKKMQQRKMYRRTRRDRKTRYRPARFDNRGNSRRDGRLAPSIKSKLESHFREKRFVESLLPVTGWKVELASFDIHKITNPEVSGVGYQEGDLKGFYNVKAYVLDRDSYTCQHCMGKSKDSRLHCHHIVFRSQKGSDAPENLITLCETCHKALHNGEFKLSGKKSKTKHATEIGILKSQIRKSGWSFAETFGYETKYRREQVLKLLKTHYFDAVAICCRDDQNVEIEDSVFLKRNVSKGDHQQRRGKRSEKKIPTGKLFGLRKFDQVKTENGIGFIRGKRSSGYFSISDIFGNKISDSVNVKKKCRRLNARSTTLVQMVQMTHSSPTCHFRQAGNVEEGVSC; from the coding sequence ATGTTAGTTTTCGTAATCAATCAAAACAAAAAACCACTAATGCCCTGTAAACCTTCAAAAGCCAGAAAGCTACTGCAAGCAGGCAAGGCAAAAGTGGTCCGAAATACTCCATTCACAATCAAGTTACTTTTCGGAAGCAGTGGCTATACTCAACCTGTAATTGCAGGAATGGATACCGGCTCTAAGGTAGTGGACTGTGCAGCCATTGCTAACGGAAAAGTGTTGTATCAGTCCGAAATCTACCTGAGAGAAAATGTTTCTAAAAAGATGCAACAACGGAAGATGTACCGGAGAACCAGAAGAGATCGAAAAACAAGGTATAGACCTGCAAGATTTGATAACCGGGGAAATTCAAGGAGAGACGGGAGATTAGCTCCTTCCATCAAAAGCAAACTTGAGTCTCATTTCCGGGAAAAAAGGTTTGTGGAATCCCTGCTTCCTGTAACCGGGTGGAAGGTAGAGCTTGCTTCCTTTGATATTCACAAAATAACAAATCCGGAGGTTTCCGGGGTTGGGTATCAGGAAGGGGACCTTAAAGGTTTCTACAATGTCAAAGCTTACGTTCTGGACAGAGACAGCTACACCTGCCAGCATTGCATGGGAAAGTCAAAGGATTCCCGGCTACATTGCCATCACATTGTTTTCAGGTCACAGAAGGGATCAGATGCTCCAGAAAACCTGATTACGCTTTGTGAAACCTGTCACAAAGCCCTGCACAATGGAGAATTCAAGCTTTCAGGGAAAAAGTCAAAAACAAAACATGCAACTGAAATCGGGATCCTCAAATCCCAAATCCGGAAATCCGGGTGGAGTTTTGCAGAGACTTTCGGGTACGAAACAAAGTACAGGAGAGAGCAGGTCTTGAAGTTGTTAAAAACACATTACTTTGATGCTGTTGCTATCTGTTGCAGGGACGATCAGAATGTAGAGATAGAAGATTCGGTTTTTCTAAAAAGAAACGTTAGCAAGGGGGATCATCAGCAGCGGAGAGGGAAAAGATCAGAGAAGAAAATACCTACCGGAAAGCTGTTTGGGCTCAGGAAATTCGATCAGGTAAAAACGGAAAACGGGATCGGGTTCATTCGTGGCAAACGGTCATCCGGGTATTTTTCAATCTCAGATATATTCGGAAACAAAATTTCAGATAGTGTTAATGTTAAGAAAAAATGCAGGAGACTGAATGCGAGGAGTACAACATTAGTTCAGATGGTACAGATGACGCATTCCTCCCCCACCTGCCATTTCCGGCAAGCCGGAAATGTCGAGGAAGGGGTCTCCTGCTGA
- a CDS encoding TOBE domain-containing protein, translating into MKLSARNVLKGKVKRIVHGSVNSEIVVELPGGVEITSIITKNSAENMGLKEGSEVYAVIKSTSVILASD; encoded by the coding sequence ATGAAATTAAGCGCACGCAATGTCCTGAAAGGTAAAGTAAAAAGAATCGTTCACGGATCGGTTAACTCGGAAATCGTAGTCGAACTCCCGGGTGGTGTGGAGATTACTTCCATTATCACAAAAAACTCGGCCGAAAATATGGGTTTGAAAGAAGGAAGCGAGGTCTATGCAGTAATTAAATCCACAAGCGTGATATTAGCCTCTGACTGA